In a single window of the Leopardus geoffroyi isolate Oge1 chromosome D2, O.geoffroyi_Oge1_pat1.0, whole genome shotgun sequence genome:
- the HABP2 gene encoding hyaluronan-binding protein 2 isoform X1: MLARMCHLHIVLVTALVGKAAIGFSLMSLLVDPDPDWTPDYYESSYEYYNHEENSSDTLAYQENPDWYYTEEDPCLDNPCKRNGDCLVSGDTFTCSCPAPFSGHRCQNVQNTCKNKPCGRGECLITQSPPYYRCACKHPYSGSDCSTAVPACRPNPCQNGGICSRHKRRTKFVCTCPEQFKGKFCEIGPDDCYVGDGYSYRGKVSKTVNEHSCLYWNSHLLLHENYNMFMEDADTHGIGEHNFCRNPDGDEKPWCFIKINNAKVKWEYCDIPTCSALDIADPEGSPTEPLTKLPGFDSCGKTEMGKVKRIYGGFKSTAGKHPWQASLQTSLPLTTSMPQGHFCGGSLIHPCWVLTAAHCTDIKTKHLKVVLGDQDLKKTEFHEQRFGVEKIFKYSHYNERDEIPHNDIALLKLKPVDGHCALESKYVKTVCLPEGAFPSGTECHISGWGVTETGEGSRQLLDAKVKLIASTLCNSHRLYDHMIDNSMICAGNLQKPGKDSCQGDSGGPLTCEKNGTYYVYGIVSWGLECGKKPGVYTLVTKFLNWIKATIQRETSF, translated from the exons tTCTCCTTGATGTCTTTACTCGTAGACCCGGACCCAG ACTGGACCCCTGACTACTATGAGAGTAGCTACGAGTATTACAACCATGAAGAGAACAGCAGCGATACTCTTGCCTACCAGGAGAATCCCGACTGGTACTACACGGAGGAAG ATCCGTGCCTGGACAACCCCTGCAAACGCAATGGGGACTGCCTTGTCAGTGGGGACACCTTCACGTGCAGCTGTCCAGCCCCTTTCTCTGGACACAGGTGTCAGAATG TGCAAAACACGTGCAAAAACAAACCGTGTGGCCGGGGCGAATGTCTCATTACCCAGAGTCCTCCCTACTACCGCTGCGCCTGCAAACACCCTTACAGTGGCTCAGACTGCTCCACAG CGGTTCCTGCGTGCCGTCCGAATCCCTGCCAAAATGGTGGCATCTGCTCCCGGCATAAGCGGAGAACCAAGTTCGTCTGTACCTGCCCCGAACAGTTCAAGGGGAAATTCTGTGAAATAG GTCCTGACGACTGCTATGTTGGTGACGGCTACTCTTACCGAGGGAAAGTGAGTAAGACAGTCAACGAGCACTCCTGCCTTTACTGGAACTCCCACCTCCTCTTGCACGAGAATTACAACATGTTTATGGAAGATGCTGATACCCATGGGATCGGGGAGCACAACTTCTGCAG aAACCCAGATGGAGATGAAAAGCCCTGGtgtttcattaaaataaacaatgcaAAGGTGAAATGGGAGTACTGTGACATCCCAACTTGCTCAGCCCTAG ACATTGCTGACCCAGAGGGAAGCCCCACAGAGCCTCTGACCAAGCTTCCAGGGTTTGACTCATGCGGGAAGACTGAGATGGGGAAGGTCAAGAGGATCTACGGAGGCTTCAAGAGCACGGCGGGCAAGCACCCATGGCAGGCATCCCTGCAGACCTCATTGCCATTGACTACCTCCATGCCCCAGGGCCACTTCTGTGGGGGCTCACTGATCCACCCCTGCTGGGTGCTTACTGCTGCCCACTGCACTGA CATAAAAACCAAACATCTGAAAGTGGTGTTAGGGGACCAGGACCTGAAGAAGACAGAATTCCATGAGCAGAGATTCGGGGTGGAGAAGATTTTCAAGTACAGCCACTATAATGAAAGAGACGAGATTCCCCACAATGATATTG CTTTGCTCAAGCTAAAGCCGGTGGATGGTCACTGTGCTCTGGAATCCAAATATGTGAAGACTGTATGTTTGCCCGAAGGTGCCTTCCCCTCTGGGACTGAGTGCCACATCTCTGGCTGGGGTGTGACAGAAACAG GGGAAGGGTCCCGCCAGCTCCTGGATGCCAAGGTCAAGCTGATTGCCAGTACTTTGTGCAACTCCCACCGACTCTATGACCACATGATCGACAACAGCATGATTTGTGCAGGAAACCTTCAGAAGCCTGGAAAAGACTCCTGCCAG GGTGACTCGGGAGGCCCTCTGACCTGTGAGAAGAATGGCACCTACTATGTCTATGGGATAGTGAGCTGGGGCCTGGAATGTGGGAAGAAGCCAGGAGTCTACACCCTAGTGACCAAATTCCTAAATTGGATCAAAGCCACCATCCAAAGGGAGACTAGCTTCTAA
- the HABP2 gene encoding hyaluronan-binding protein 2 isoform X2, translating into MLARMCHLHIVLVTALVGKAAIGFSLMSLLVDPDPDWTPDYYESSYEYYNHEENSSDTLAYQENPDWYYTEEVQNTCKNKPCGRGECLITQSPPYYRCACKHPYSGSDCSTAVPACRPNPCQNGGICSRHKRRTKFVCTCPEQFKGKFCEIGPDDCYVGDGYSYRGKVSKTVNEHSCLYWNSHLLLHENYNMFMEDADTHGIGEHNFCRNPDGDEKPWCFIKINNAKVKWEYCDIPTCSALDIADPEGSPTEPLTKLPGFDSCGKTEMGKVKRIYGGFKSTAGKHPWQASLQTSLPLTTSMPQGHFCGGSLIHPCWVLTAAHCTDIKTKHLKVVLGDQDLKKTEFHEQRFGVEKIFKYSHYNERDEIPHNDIALLKLKPVDGHCALESKYVKTVCLPEGAFPSGTECHISGWGVTETGEGSRQLLDAKVKLIASTLCNSHRLYDHMIDNSMICAGNLQKPGKDSCQGDSGGPLTCEKNGTYYVYGIVSWGLECGKKPGVYTLVTKFLNWIKATIQRETSF; encoded by the exons tTCTCCTTGATGTCTTTACTCGTAGACCCGGACCCAG ACTGGACCCCTGACTACTATGAGAGTAGCTACGAGTATTACAACCATGAAGAGAACAGCAGCGATACTCTTGCCTACCAGGAGAATCCCGACTGGTACTACACGGAGGAAG TGCAAAACACGTGCAAAAACAAACCGTGTGGCCGGGGCGAATGTCTCATTACCCAGAGTCCTCCCTACTACCGCTGCGCCTGCAAACACCCTTACAGTGGCTCAGACTGCTCCACAG CGGTTCCTGCGTGCCGTCCGAATCCCTGCCAAAATGGTGGCATCTGCTCCCGGCATAAGCGGAGAACCAAGTTCGTCTGTACCTGCCCCGAACAGTTCAAGGGGAAATTCTGTGAAATAG GTCCTGACGACTGCTATGTTGGTGACGGCTACTCTTACCGAGGGAAAGTGAGTAAGACAGTCAACGAGCACTCCTGCCTTTACTGGAACTCCCACCTCCTCTTGCACGAGAATTACAACATGTTTATGGAAGATGCTGATACCCATGGGATCGGGGAGCACAACTTCTGCAG aAACCCAGATGGAGATGAAAAGCCCTGGtgtttcattaaaataaacaatgcaAAGGTGAAATGGGAGTACTGTGACATCCCAACTTGCTCAGCCCTAG ACATTGCTGACCCAGAGGGAAGCCCCACAGAGCCTCTGACCAAGCTTCCAGGGTTTGACTCATGCGGGAAGACTGAGATGGGGAAGGTCAAGAGGATCTACGGAGGCTTCAAGAGCACGGCGGGCAAGCACCCATGGCAGGCATCCCTGCAGACCTCATTGCCATTGACTACCTCCATGCCCCAGGGCCACTTCTGTGGGGGCTCACTGATCCACCCCTGCTGGGTGCTTACTGCTGCCCACTGCACTGA CATAAAAACCAAACATCTGAAAGTGGTGTTAGGGGACCAGGACCTGAAGAAGACAGAATTCCATGAGCAGAGATTCGGGGTGGAGAAGATTTTCAAGTACAGCCACTATAATGAAAGAGACGAGATTCCCCACAATGATATTG CTTTGCTCAAGCTAAAGCCGGTGGATGGTCACTGTGCTCTGGAATCCAAATATGTGAAGACTGTATGTTTGCCCGAAGGTGCCTTCCCCTCTGGGACTGAGTGCCACATCTCTGGCTGGGGTGTGACAGAAACAG GGGAAGGGTCCCGCCAGCTCCTGGATGCCAAGGTCAAGCTGATTGCCAGTACTTTGTGCAACTCCCACCGACTCTATGACCACATGATCGACAACAGCATGATTTGTGCAGGAAACCTTCAGAAGCCTGGAAAAGACTCCTGCCAG GGTGACTCGGGAGGCCCTCTGACCTGTGAGAAGAATGGCACCTACTATGTCTATGGGATAGTGAGCTGGGGCCTGGAATGTGGGAAGAAGCCAGGAGTCTACACCCTAGTGACCAAATTCCTAAATTGGATCAAAGCCACCATCCAAAGGGAGACTAGCTTCTAA